One Thalassotalea sediminis DNA segment encodes these proteins:
- a CDS encoding DUF748 domain-containing protein, with protein sequence MFKKYKIVFLSATAVAVFFAYITLGTSGLVSYFINKNLPSTALSANIESVRLNPFTLSVNVKGLTLAHQEKKFLQLNEISVDLHWWHLLQGNLTLEYGEINGGSLSAEWSDNGLSFAGWQPTTQTATPSDNSEPSESSVLLNKLVLTKFNVDLTAKTVHQLKLAELSLSNTLLNAKGMIGEVALQSMLNDKELRLASSFKKTDQTLSLSISDFIAGADINTLQEWLPNEFKSTEGSVTTELAGDIELKDNKWYIDLEKSLTKVKELSLPLLINEQLTLAKVADMQLSADGSSIVWNADAEKLEGLLMNNFAMESVLWQQIENNDVILSLDTFNLKNGRTKFNDNIEVTIANLLLAGGKVSQKSTIPQTLSSNIVELKPLLTFQQIEVSDISFDQKLLTVGSFVGKLDKLSIYKSKDNPLENLVLVKAKEETNAASETQQNTVANEVPKVEQSNADKPVEQAIGVVINRVQISGNPHLVLHDFTASEPVIQDIMIETLNIDNISSHVDAKPAQFELLGHLGKRSTVAVKGEITPFEPGKILKAKGELKTVNLTQFSPYIVDAIGHKIKQGQLNANIEFSVNSNAISGKVTTDIKAIALSPHIGKKQKVTSNHLVPLNVAISQLTDKKGNLTIDIPLTGRFDDPDFGLSGFISLITTKALKEGAKSYLMQTFVPYSNIVTVAMMAGDTLFAINVDDLNYSAKQIDMKNKQTAFADQIANILTDKKELQITVCPIVGVADFPAGSRKKALTNQQANQASVLGQQRLATFVDYLVEEKQVAHDRVVPCATEIDHGSALGKLAFTLK encoded by the coding sequence ATGTTCAAAAAATACAAAATTGTTTTTCTTAGTGCGACTGCAGTTGCAGTATTTTTCGCTTATATAACCTTAGGGACAAGTGGCCTAGTTTCTTATTTTATTAATAAAAATTTACCCAGCACTGCGTTGTCAGCAAATATTGAAAGTGTGCGCTTAAACCCATTTACCTTATCCGTTAATGTTAAAGGACTAACACTGGCACACCAAGAAAAGAAGTTTTTACAACTTAATGAGATTTCGGTTGATTTGCACTGGTGGCATTTATTGCAAGGAAACCTTACCTTAGAATACGGTGAAATTAATGGTGGTTCCTTAAGTGCTGAATGGTCAGATAATGGGCTCTCCTTTGCTGGTTGGCAACCTACAACTCAAACAGCTACGCCTAGTGATAATAGCGAACCTTCTGAGTCGAGCGTATTACTCAATAAACTTGTATTAACAAAATTTAATGTCGACTTGACCGCAAAAACGGTGCATCAGTTAAAACTTGCTGAATTGTCGCTTTCGAATACTTTACTTAATGCTAAAGGGATGATTGGTGAAGTTGCTTTACAAAGTATGCTTAACGACAAAGAGCTTAGGCTAGCATCGTCGTTTAAGAAGACCGACCAAACTCTTTCTTTGTCGATTAGTGACTTCATAGCAGGCGCAGACATTAATACGCTCCAAGAGTGGTTACCAAATGAATTCAAATCTACTGAAGGTTCAGTTACTACTGAATTAGCCGGCGACATTGAGTTAAAAGATAACAAATGGTACATCGATTTAGAAAAATCATTAACGAAAGTTAAAGAATTAAGCCTTCCTTTGCTGATAAATGAACAATTAACACTGGCAAAAGTTGCAGACATGCAGTTGAGTGCAGATGGTTCATCAATTGTATGGAACGCTGATGCTGAAAAGCTTGAAGGTTTATTGATGAATAACTTCGCTATGGAGTCGGTGCTGTGGCAACAGATAGAAAACAATGATGTCATATTATCTCTTGATACATTTAACCTAAAAAATGGTCGAACAAAGTTTAATGACAATATTGAGGTAACGATTGCTAATTTATTGCTTGCCGGTGGCAAGGTATCTCAAAAATCGACAATACCTCAAACGCTGTCCAGTAACATTGTAGAACTAAAACCACTGTTAACTTTTCAGCAGATAGAAGTGAGTGATATCAGTTTTGATCAGAAACTTTTAACTGTTGGTAGTTTTGTAGGAAAGCTCGATAAACTCTCAATTTACAAATCAAAAGATAATCCTTTAGAGAACTTGGTGTTAGTTAAAGCTAAAGAAGAAACTAATGCCGCGAGTGAAACTCAACAAAATACTGTTGCTAATGAAGTACCAAAAGTTGAACAAAGTAATGCCGATAAGCCAGTGGAGCAAGCAATTGGTGTGGTAATAAATAGAGTGCAGATCTCAGGTAATCCTCATTTAGTGTTACATGATTTTACCGCTTCAGAACCTGTTATTCAGGACATAATGATAGAAACGCTAAACATTGATAATATTTCTTCACATGTTGATGCTAAGCCTGCTCAATTTGAACTGCTTGGTCATTTAGGAAAACGCTCTACTGTAGCTGTTAAAGGAGAGATTACACCTTTCGAGCCGGGAAAAATACTGAAAGCCAAAGGGGAGTTGAAGACCGTTAATCTCACGCAGTTTTCACCTTATATTGTTGATGCTATTGGCCATAAAATTAAACAAGGTCAGTTAAATGCCAATATTGAGTTTTCAGTCAACAGTAATGCTATTTCTGGCAAAGTAACAACTGATATTAAAGCAATTGCATTGTCGCCTCATATAGGCAAAAAACAAAAAGTGACGAGTAATCATTTAGTACCATTGAATGTTGCTATAAGCCAGCTTACGGACAAAAAAGGTAATTTAACGATAGATATTCCACTTACCGGACGTTTTGACGATCCAGATTTTGGCTTGTCAGGTTTTATTTCATTGATCACGACAAAAGCATTAAAAGAAGGCGCGAAAAGTTACTTAATGCAAACATTTGTGCCGTATTCTAATATTGTTACGGTGGCAATGATGGCAGGTGATACCTTATTTGCTATTAATGTTGATGATTTAAACTACTCAGCAAAACAGATTGATATGAAGAATAAGCAAACGGCGTTCGCGGATCAAATTGCAAACATCTTAACCGATAAAAAAGAGTTACAGATAACAGTATGTCCAATTGTAGGTGTTGCCGATTTTCCTGCAGGAAGCCGTAAAAAAGCGCTTACGAACCAACAAGCAAATCAAGCTTCAGTGTTGGGACAGCAAAGGTTAGCGACGTTTGTTGATTATCTGGTCGAAGAAAAACAAGTAGCGCATGATCGAGTTGTGCCTTGTGCTACCGAAATTGATCATGGCTCGGCATTGGGTAAGTTAGCGTTTACTTTGAAGTAA
- the aroQ gene encoding type II 3-dehydroquinate dehydratase, protein MAPKFKILLLNGPNLNMLGKREPNIYGSQSLVQIVDELTHSAEKVDVELTHVQSNAEHELINAIHDAYNNINFIIINPAAFTHTSIALRDALAAVNIPFIEVHLSNVHAREPFRHHSYLSDKAVGVICGLGAQGYQFALSAACRYLQDNTSSK, encoded by the coding sequence ATGGCACCAAAATTTAAAATTTTACTGTTAAATGGTCCTAACCTAAACATGTTAGGAAAACGAGAACCCAATATTTATGGTTCACAATCATTAGTACAAATTGTAGACGAACTTACTCATTCTGCTGAAAAGGTCGATGTTGAACTCACGCATGTGCAATCAAATGCTGAACATGAATTGATCAATGCAATACACGATGCCTATAACAACATTAACTTTATTATTATCAACCCAGCAGCTTTTACACATACAAGCATCGCTTTACGTGATGCGTTAGCGGCGGTGAATATTCCTTTTATAGAAGTGCACTTATCAAACGTGCATGCGCGAGAACCTTTTCGTCATCATTCTTATTTAAGTGATAAAGCCGTTGGCGTAATTTGTGGACTAGGTGCGCAAGGTTACCAATTTGCACTATCGGCAGCTTGCCGGTACTTACAAGACAACACGAGCAGTAAATAA
- a CDS encoding oxidoreductase-like domain-containing protein, which yields MTEPTLLEKPTPPADSECCDSACNPCVWDHYYAALKAWRIQQAELKEKQELTSK from the coding sequence ATGACTGAACCAACACTACTTGAAAAACCTACACCGCCTGCAGACAGTGAATGCTGTGATAGCGCCTGTAACCCCTGTGTTTGGGATCACTACTATGCGGCATTAAAAGCTTGGCGAATACAGCAAGCAGAGTTAAAAGAGAAACAAGAGCTTACTTCAAAGTAA
- the accC gene encoding acetyl-CoA carboxylase biotin carboxylase subunit: MLEKVVIANRGEIALRILRACKELGIKTVAVHSTADRNLKHVLLADETICIGKPPANESYLDIPSIITAAEVTNAVAIHPGYGFLAENADFAEQVENSGFTFIGPKAESIRLMGDKVSAIKAMKAAGVPCVPGSDGPLTDDSAANLAHGKRIGYPVIIKASGGGGGRGMRIVREEAELLEAIQLTKTEARAAFNNDMVYMEKFLENPRHVEVQVIADGQGGAIHLGERDCSMQRRHQKVVEEAPAPGITPQMRAKIGERCCNACIEINYRGAGTFEFLYENGEFYFIEMNTRIQVEHPVTEMVTGVDLIKEQLRVAAGQPLSYTQDDIKISGHAIECRINAEDPRTFIPSPGKITRFHPPGGMGVRWDSHIYADYSVPPHYDSMVGKLITYGDNRDVAIARMRNALSELVVDGIKTNIALHQDILSDQGFVNGGANIHYLEKKLAESE; the protein is encoded by the coding sequence ATGTTAGAGAAAGTTGTTATCGCCAATAGAGGCGAAATAGCGCTAAGAATATTACGCGCATGTAAAGAGCTAGGTATAAAAACCGTCGCTGTGCATTCAACTGCAGATAGAAACCTAAAACATGTTTTATTAGCAGATGAAACGATATGTATTGGCAAACCACCAGCAAATGAGAGTTACTTGGATATTCCAAGTATTATAACGGCTGCAGAAGTTACCAATGCGGTTGCGATTCACCCTGGTTATGGTTTTTTAGCGGAAAATGCTGACTTTGCTGAGCAAGTAGAAAACTCAGGTTTTACTTTTATCGGACCAAAGGCAGAAAGTATCCGGTTGATGGGTGACAAAGTATCAGCAATCAAAGCCATGAAAGCTGCAGGTGTGCCATGTGTACCTGGTTCTGATGGTCCACTTACCGACGATAGTGCAGCGAATTTAGCCCACGGTAAGCGCATTGGTTATCCAGTAATTATTAAAGCGTCTGGTGGCGGCGGTGGTCGCGGCATGCGTATTGTACGCGAAGAAGCCGAACTACTTGAAGCTATTCAGTTAACCAAGACTGAAGCCCGCGCCGCATTTAACAATGATATGGTTTACATGGAAAAATTCCTTGAAAACCCACGTCATGTTGAAGTGCAAGTAATTGCAGATGGCCAAGGTGGTGCAATTCACTTAGGTGAACGTGACTGCTCAATGCAACGCCGCCACCAAAAAGTGGTTGAAGAAGCGCCGGCACCAGGCATAACACCACAGATGCGCGCTAAAATAGGCGAGCGTTGCTGTAATGCTTGTATTGAAATTAACTATCGTGGTGCAGGTACGTTTGAATTCTTGTATGAAAACGGGGAATTTTATTTTATTGAAATGAATACCCGTATTCAGGTTGAGCATCCGGTCACTGAAATGGTTACTGGCGTTGACTTAATCAAAGAGCAGTTACGTGTAGCGGCTGGACAACCTTTATCTTATACCCAAGACGATATTAAGATATCAGGTCATGCGATTGAATGTCGTATCAACGCTGAAGATCCACGTACTTTTATTCCATCTCCAGGTAAAATTACACGATTCCACCCACCAGGTGGCATGGGTGTACGCTGGGATTCTCATATTTACGCAGATTATTCAGTACCTCCTCATTACGATTCAATGGTTGGAAAATTAATTACGTACGGAGATAATCGTGATGTAGCAATTGCTCGTATGAGAAACGCACTCAGCGAGTTAGTCGTTGATGGTATTAAAACGAATATTGCCTTACACCAAGATATTTTAAGTGATCAAGGGTTTGTTAATGGTGGTGCCAATATCCATTACTTAGAAAAGAAACTCGCTGAAAGCGAATAA
- the ahpF gene encoding alkyl hydroperoxide reductase subunit F → MLTKDILNALKTYTATMTNDVTLVLQMGEHEKRDELKDFLTQLVSVSDKLQLVERDTNLRSPITFAIEVDGKFNGIEFSGIPSGHEFNSLVLAVLQSAGTDIKLDKQVQSIIKNIDQPLHFEVFVSLSCHNCPEVVQALNQFALLNDNISSEMIDGGLYQAMIEERGIQGVPSVYLNGEPFANGKVDIAQLLDKLQTKFPYISKVKDSEKLPLQDVTVIGGGPAGVASAIYAARKGLKVTMIADRIGGQVKDTVGIENLISVSKTTGTELTKNLYTHLTEYDVTIKEHVRVDDIVKGDIKAITLSSGEVIDTKTLIIATGAKWRELGVPGEKENVGNGVAYCPHCDGPFFKGKDVAVVGGGNSGIEAALDLAGMVNHVTVFEFLSDFKADKLLVDKAREHEKITLISNAATKEIIADNGKVVAIDYVDRETEQVHRKHLAGVFVQIGLLPNSEFLKGVVELTPYGEVVIDERGYTSEPGIFACGDVTTVPYKQIVIAMGEGAKAALSAFDYLIRQ, encoded by the coding sequence ATGTTAACTAAAGATATTTTAAATGCATTAAAAACATATACCGCAACAATGACCAACGACGTGACACTAGTTTTACAGATGGGTGAGCACGAAAAGCGTGATGAACTGAAAGATTTTCTAACGCAATTAGTATCGGTTTCCGATAAGTTACAATTAGTGGAACGTGATACTAACCTTCGTAGTCCCATTACGTTTGCGATTGAAGTTGATGGAAAATTTAACGGTATTGAATTTTCAGGCATACCGTCAGGGCATGAGTTTAATTCTCTTGTTTTAGCGGTGCTACAGTCAGCGGGCACAGACATTAAGCTAGATAAACAAGTACAGTCAATCATTAAGAACATTGATCAACCCTTACATTTTGAAGTGTTTGTCAGTTTGAGTTGCCATAATTGCCCTGAAGTCGTACAGGCATTAAACCAATTTGCACTGTTAAACGACAATATTAGCAGTGAAATGATTGACGGCGGATTGTATCAAGCAATGATTGAGGAACGTGGCATTCAAGGTGTGCCGAGTGTTTATCTTAATGGTGAGCCATTCGCTAACGGCAAAGTTGATATTGCTCAGTTATTAGATAAGTTACAAACAAAATTTCCTTATATTTCAAAAGTTAAAGACAGTGAAAAACTACCACTACAAGATGTAACCGTCATTGGAGGTGGTCCTGCTGGCGTCGCTTCTGCTATATACGCTGCGCGTAAAGGGCTAAAAGTAACTATGATTGCAGACCGTATTGGTGGTCAGGTAAAAGATACTGTCGGTATTGAAAATTTAATATCAGTTTCCAAAACAACGGGTACAGAATTAACCAAGAACCTATATACGCATTTAACAGAGTACGACGTTACTATTAAAGAGCATGTAAGGGTGGATGATATTGTTAAAGGCGATATTAAAGCTATTACTTTATCTTCTGGCGAAGTCATCGACACAAAAACACTCATTATTGCTACTGGCGCAAAATGGAGAGAGTTAGGTGTTCCTGGTGAGAAAGAAAATGTTGGTAATGGTGTTGCTTACTGCCCTCATTGTGACGGCCCTTTCTTTAAAGGCAAAGATGTAGCTGTAGTGGGCGGCGGTAACTCCGGTATTGAAGCGGCACTAGACCTAGCAGGTATGGTAAACCATGTCACCGTGTTTGAATTTTTATCTGATTTCAAAGCGGATAAATTACTAGTTGATAAAGCGCGCGAGCATGAAAAAATCACGTTAATTAGCAATGCCGCCACAAAAGAAATCATTGCTGATAACGGAAAGGTTGTTGCCATAGATTATGTTGACAGAGAAACTGAACAAGTACATAGAAAGCATCTTGCAGGTGTTTTTGTTCAAATTGGTTTACTACCTAATAGTGAATTTTTAAAAGGTGTTGTAGAGTTAACGCCTTATGGCGAAGTGGTGATAGATGAAAGAGGTTATACGTCTGAGCCTGGTATCTTTGCTTGTGGTGACGTTACAACCGTGCCTTATAAACAAATTGTCATCGCAATGGGAGAGGGGGCAAAAGCGGCGCTGTCAGCATTTGACTATCTAATTCGACAATAA
- the accB gene encoding acetyl-CoA carboxylase biotin carboxyl carrier protein, translating to MDIRKIKKLIELVEESGINEIEISEGEESIRINKGNTIVQSAPMMQAAPAPAAPAAPASAPATTDAAPAAPAAPTGHVVRSPMVGTFYSAASPDAPAFVEVGQHVNAGDTLCIVEAMKMMNQIEADKSGVIKEILAQNEDAIEFDQPLFIIE from the coding sequence ATGGACATTCGTAAAATTAAGAAGCTTATAGAACTTGTAGAAGAGTCTGGCATTAACGAAATTGAAATTTCAGAAGGTGAAGAATCAATTCGTATCAATAAAGGTAATACAATTGTTCAATCTGCACCCATGATGCAAGCGGCACCAGCGCCTGCAGCACCTGCTGCTCCGGCATCAGCACCTGCGACTACCGATGCAGCACCTGCCGCGCCAGCCGCACCTACAGGTCATGTTGTTCGCTCACCGATGGTGGGAACATTTTATTCTGCAGCATCTCCTGATGCGCCAGCTTTTGTAGAAGTTGGTCAACACGTTAATGCGGGCGATACATTATGTATCGTTGAAGCAATGAAAATGATGAACCAAATCGAAGCAGATAAGTCAGGTGTAATCAAAGAGATTTTAGCGCAAAACGAAGATGCTATTGAATTCGATCAACCGCTATTCATCATTGAATAA